The Mytilus edulis chromosome 5, xbMytEdul2.2, whole genome shotgun sequence genomic interval CATGGGTTGTCTTCAACTTGTTTGAGTATCAGAAGAGACTATTCATTGTTAAcattcaaagtatataaaacagacagtttaaccagggactttctatactaagtaacttatataaatattttatactttaaaGGAAAGTGTCAAACGCAAAGCTGCGTTTGATGAAAGATAAGTTTTAAGCAGTTAAAGTATTTGccgtttttataatcaatttctttgataatcgatGTGCCGAATTATGTCCCGTATAACACCATAAATTATTAAATCaccaaccaaaaaaaatatagtatGCAACCACCTTACAATTTATTAACGATATAAGGTGCTTTGAATGATTAAAGCTATGTGCAttacatgataaataaatatgtatacaataGATACAGCATTTATAATAGATAACTGAGAAGCCATACTCTGATGATCAAGGTGAAATGGAAAGAGAGTGATTACAAAGGAGTTACATCAAAGCTACCCTTAGTGCTATAAAGCTATTCCTTTAAGGTTTTCAACTGACTTGGAACTAAGAATCGTTCATATTTGACttttacatgaaataaaatttgaatgaaatcAGGTACTTAAAGCAATATGATATAAACAGTTTTTATAATATGAGGacaaatttatatcaattaaaGTATCTATTGCAATGCTGTCTGTGATTCGATTGCAAAGTCAGTTGAAAAAACTAAAGTGATTAATAATAAAACCTATACCACACACAATAATatgtacctttttttttatacttacatGACTTGTTTCTCTACTGTTTAATGATATAAGAAGATTtttgaatataatatatttattcttGCAAATTTGCAATCCCAATTTGATGTACATTGCAAATAGATGGTTTCATCTGTAAAGTGTATACATTATATATGCAATTGTCTTATTGCTTAGTAACTTTATTTTTAAGCTTTAATTATTAAAGAAGTATAGTTTCACTATTATacatgcaaattttttttaaaaatcaagctTAAGGTTACTTTTTAAGGCATCAAATCAAAGTACCATGAATTATAATCTTAATTAAAAGAAAAGAGGTAAAAGTGTtcacttatttttcattcatgtctatgaaaaaaattaattaaaagtatCATACCTTCTTTTCTGTGAGTATATATACAGAAGTCTTCATTGTCAACTGTAAAAGAGAGGAAAAGGTAGAAAATTGGCTTTCACTTAAAAATAGAATGCTAACACATTAACACATCATTCATGGATAATAACCCAGTCATTCATAGATATTAACCAACTCATTCATAGCAATTCATTCACACAATCATGGATAATAACCCACTCATTCATGGATAATAACCCACTCATTCATAGATAATAACCCACTCATTCATAGATAATAACCCACTCATTCATAGATAATAATCCACTCATTTAATATAGTAGCCCAGTCATTCATAGATATTAACCCTCCCATTCATAGATAATAAcccagttattcatagataataaCCCACTCATTCATAGATAATAACCCACTCATTCATAGATAATAACCCACTCATTCATAGATAATAATCCACTCATTTAATATAGTAGCCCAGTTATTCATAGATATTAACCCTCTCGTTCATAGATAATAAcccagttattcatagataataaTCCACTCATTCATAGATAATAACCCACTCATTCATAGATAATAACCCACTCATTCATAGATAATAACGCACTCATTCATAGATAATAACCCACTCATTCATAGATAATAACCCACTCATTCATAGATAATAACCCACTCATTCATAGATAATAACGCACTCATTCATAGATAATAACCCACTCATTCATAGATAATAACCCAGTCATTCATAGATATTAACCAACTCATTCATAGATAATAACCAACTCATTCATAGCAATCCATTCACACAATCATGGATAATAACCCACTCATTCATGGATAATAACCCACTCATTCATAGATAATAACCCACTCATTCATAGATAATAATCCACTCATTTAATATAGTAGCCCAGTCATTCATAGATATTAACCCTCTCATTCATAGATAATAACCCAGTTATTCATAGATTATAATCCACTCATTCATAGATAATAACCCACTCATTCATAGATAATAACCCACTCATTCATGGATAATAACCCACTCATTCATAGATAATAACCCACTCATTCATAGATAATAATCCACTCATTTAATATAGTAGCCCAGTCATTCATAGATATTAACCCTCTCATTCATAGATAATAAcccagttattcatagataataaTCCACTCATTCATAGATAATAACCCACTCATTCATAGATAATAACCCACTCATTCATAGATAATAACCCACTCATTCATAGATAATAACCCACTCATTCATAGATAATAACCCACTCATTCATAGATAATAACCCACTCATTCATAGATAATAACCCACTCATTCATAGATAATAACCCACTCATTCATAGATAATAACCCACTCATTCATAGATAATAACGCACTCATTCAGGGATAAGAACCCACTCCCTAATATATATTATCATTGCTTACTTTTAGAATTGTCTTTCTCATCAATCACAATAGTTTGACCAAAGTCATCTGCTATGTTTAGCTCTTCCACTATATTCAATTGTGGTcctgtgaaaaaaaaattacagtaataCTAAATAGGAATTATAATTCAAAGCTTTGAAGACCTGCAGTATTTACTGTGAATTCACCAATGAAAATAAGTGTTTATGGTAACTATTTTATTCTCATTTATGGAGAATAATACTATTAACTATAGGATAACTGAGTTTTTCAGAGAGATTCAAATGCTTACTTTCATAATTGTCAATTTGATTAATTATAAATTCCTAATTGTTAGTAAATGAAATACTGAGTGGtatattttattcttaaataCATGATGTTCTTTGAATCTGTATGGCTATGGCCTAGAAGACAGTATTTTGCAAGTAGTCTCAGATCTGTAACTATTGTCTTTTTGTTCTTAGGGAAGAGAGATGGATATATATATCCAGCCTTGTcctttttttctatgttttccttttttttaatctaatgagTTAATCATTTTGCAACtgaattgtttgaattttttacattttacagctTTTTACAGGCAACGAAATGGTATGGGTTTTTATCACAGTTGAATGATGTACAAACTGCTACAATGGCTTACATCCACTCCATTTTTACCGCGGTGGATAGCAGGTTATTTTTGCTGGGTGTAAAATTTAGCTTGTTTTTGAAGATTGAacaaaatctgtgaaataaattctgccaatttaaaatggtacatgcaaaggtattgataacaGTTTTTAATTCTccctttctacctgtttctaagctgTGTAAAAATTAAATTGATCTTTCTAGACagtgtatggttattctatatatgaAGGCTAATTAAgtgtttgaaaatataaataacatattcaTATTAACAGCGGATTAATTTCACTTACTTTTTTCTTCAGTTGCAAGTTCATGAACACCTTTTTTGGTAAAGCATTCTTTTACTTTGCTGGCTGTTATTCCAACCCGTCCAGAGCCTTTTTGCTTCGTTCTTGACCTTTTGAATGGAATGTGCAcctttttttttttcgctttatttgttatttttgtctttGTCATCCCTCCTTCCTCCAATATAAATTCTTTGGTTTGTGGAATGTTCAATTTAAGTTTAATCAAAATTGAATTGGCATCTTCCACTACACTCCTCAAAATATCAATGTCTTTGGTTTTGTAAGACAGATCTTTCATCTCTGTGCAAAGGCTCAAAAACTCCTGTCGAGTTTTCTTTATTCTTGTTGCAGATGGTAATGGCAGTTCAgttaaatattcattattttcaGCATCAATGTCATCACCATCATTTTGCACCTCAACGGATACTGCTGCACATGAATTAAAGTTATTACCAAAAGGAATGTCCAAATTCAGAAAAGGGCTACTTTTGTATGTTTCTGGTAGTTTTTCCCATATCCAACCCTTCATATGTGTGAACACAGCCATGAAATGTTTAcataccaaatgattttttttccagtCTTCACAATCACAAGCTGGAAGTCCCAATTCATCACCTTCAAATTTAACAAGATAATTAAGTGTTGAATCTTTACTACCTTGACTTTTAACTATAAAAGTACCAGTTTGATCGCACACAGTGTCAATGTCACTAGCCTCAATATATTGTGCCTCTTCCCACCTCTTAAAACAGTGCCTTACCATGTCTGGTGGCCTGTTGACTAGGAATGCAGGGATATCTGGTGCATATGACCTCGCTTGTTCTGAAGCTTTAACATTTAAGGTGAGATAcctgaaatattcaaacaaaatattttggcaTTCTGCTCCATTTTGCTTTGTttattaattaacaaaaatacatatGG includes:
- the LOC139525263 gene encoding uncharacterized protein, with the protein product MSRKASSLSHLLQVIVESFIPDTYKKYLTLNVKASEQARSYAPDIPAFLVNRPPDMVRHCFKRWEEAQYIEASDIDTVCDQTGTFIVKSQGSKDSTLNYLVKFEGDELGLPACDCEDWKKNHLVCKHFMAVFTHMKGWIWEKLPETYKSSPFLNLDIPFGNNFNSCAAVSVEVQNDGDDIDAENNEYLTELPLPSATRIKKTRQEFLSLCTEMKDLSYKTKDIDILRSVVEDANSILIKLKLNIPQTKEFILEEGGMTKTKITNKAKKKKVHIPFKRSRTKQKGSGRVGITASKVKECFTKKGVHELATEEKRPQLNIVEELNIADDFGQTIVIDEKDNSKSKQ